One Aneurinibacillus migulanus genomic region harbors:
- a CDS encoding APC family permease, producing MKETNTTLKRTLTLTPLVLFGLAYMTPMIVFGIYGMLAETTKGLVASAYSIALIAMLVTASSYGHMVKAYPVSGSAYTYTRKSISSHLGFLVGWSVLLDYVFLPMVIWLIGSVYLAAAFPGVPTWIWVIGFILVTTSINIIGIRVTAGVNFFMMLFQFLVISLFIIFSIISLMRGEGMGTLFSAAPFFNGDVPFSLAFAGAAIACYSFLGFDAVSTLSEETIEPEKTIPKAILLVALIGGAIFIVSSYFIYLIFPDYSQFVNTDSAGFEIAKFVGGNLFSALFLAGIITAQFASGLSAQASAARMLYAMGRDSVLPKRIFGFVHPRFQTPVLNLIVIGVIALLALKIDMATSTSFINFGAFVTFTFVNLSVIGHYYVKLRRRNGSGIFLYLLFPLLGACLDIWLLINLDVHALILGGSWVVLGVIYLLFLTNMFRKQPPELVFEDAG from the coding sequence ATGAAAGAAACAAATACGACGCTTAAACGCACGTTGACGCTCACACCGCTCGTTTTGTTCGGACTCGCATATATGACCCCGATGATCGTATTCGGCATTTATGGAATGCTGGCCGAAACAACTAAGGGATTAGTAGCGAGCGCTTATAGCATCGCTCTCATCGCCATGCTTGTAACCGCCTCCAGCTATGGTCATATGGTAAAAGCATACCCTGTATCCGGGTCGGCTTACACATATACACGTAAATCAATTAGTTCTCATCTCGGTTTCCTGGTCGGTTGGTCCGTTCTGCTCGATTATGTCTTTCTGCCAATGGTTATTTGGTTAATTGGAAGTGTCTATCTGGCTGCTGCTTTTCCCGGCGTCCCGACCTGGATTTGGGTAATCGGCTTTATTCTAGTTACGACTTCAATTAATATTATTGGCATTCGCGTAACGGCTGGTGTCAACTTTTTTATGATGCTTTTTCAATTTCTTGTCATTTCTTTATTTATTATTTTTTCTATTATTAGCTTGATGCGTGGGGAAGGAATGGGTACTCTCTTCTCAGCCGCTCCGTTTTTCAATGGGGATGTACCTTTTTCGCTTGCGTTTGCCGGAGCAGCTATCGCCTGTTACTCTTTCCTTGGATTTGATGCGGTCTCTACCCTGTCAGAAGAGACGATTGAACCGGAAAAAACAATTCCGAAAGCCATTCTGCTTGTCGCATTAATCGGTGGCGCTATCTTTATCGTGTCGTCCTACTTTATTTATCTTATTTTTCCCGATTATTCCCAGTTTGTTAACACTGATTCCGCCGGATTTGAAATCGCTAAATTTGTAGGCGGCAATCTATTTAGTGCATTGTTTCTCGCAGGCATCATTACAGCCCAATTCGCATCTGGCTTATCGGCACAAGCGAGTGCCGCCCGTATGCTCTATGCAATGGGACGCGACTCCGTGCTGCCGAAGCGCATATTCGGCTTTGTTCACCCTCGTTTTCAAACGCCTGTGTTAAATTTAATCGTTATCGGGGTTATTGCTTTGTTAGCATTAAAAATTGATATGGCAACTTCTACATCATTTATCAACTTCGGAGCTTTTGTTACATTCACATTCGTTAATCTTTCTGTTATCGGCCATTATTATGTAAAATTGCGCCGACGCAATGGAAGCGGAATTTTTCTATATCTGCTGTTTCCTCTACTCGGGGCCTGTTTGGATATATGGCTGCTTATTAACCTGGACGTGCATGCCCTGATACTCGGAGGTTCCTGGGTAGTGCTCGGCGTTATCTATCTGCTTTTCTTGACGAACATGTTCCGGAAGCAACCTCCCGAATTGGTATTTGAGGACGCAGGATAA
- a CDS encoding carbon-nitrogen hydrolase family protein, producing MRIAIAQCTPHHANKQENLNMITRYLHRAKEQKAELVIFPELVLTGYSIGNQLETIAEEIDGPSLQFIQQACHELQIFALISFPEKNGNAYHISSALIQDDGSIAGVYRKTHLFSAEAHYFTAGNEWPVFTTKLGNIGVMICYDLEFPEVTRLLRLNGADMVLVNTANMEPYERYQHIYMQSRAMENEIPLVICNRLGQEDNLKFFGHSMAVNHEGDILLQLDSEEALRIVDVSLHETRDPELNYARRLHESVRGALLNCLHHE from the coding sequence ATGCGTATCGCGATCGCTCAATGTACCCCACATCATGCCAACAAACAAGAAAACTTGAATATGATAACTCGTTATCTGCATCGAGCCAAAGAACAAAAAGCTGAACTTGTTATTTTTCCAGAGCTAGTCCTAACCGGCTATTCTATCGGTAATCAACTAGAGACTATTGCCGAAGAAATAGACGGCCCTTCGCTGCAATTCATACAGCAAGCCTGTCATGAACTTCAAATCTTTGCCTTGATTTCTTTTCCCGAGAAAAATGGAAATGCTTATCACATTTCTTCAGCCCTTATCCAGGATGACGGTTCTATTGCCGGTGTCTACCGGAAAACGCACTTGTTCTCTGCCGAGGCCCATTATTTCACAGCTGGAAACGAGTGGCCTGTCTTTACTACAAAGCTTGGGAATATCGGTGTGATGATTTGCTATGACCTAGAGTTTCCCGAAGTCACTCGTCTGTTGCGTTTGAATGGTGCCGACATGGTTCTTGTAAATACAGCTAATATGGAGCCTTATGAAAGGTATCAGCACATTTATATGCAGAGTCGCGCTATGGAGAACGAGATTCCGCTTGTCATATGTAATCGATTGGGACAGGAGGACAACCTGAAGTTTTTCGGTCATAGCATGGCTGTCAATCATGAGGGGGACATCCTATTGCAGCTTGATTCGGAAGAAGCGCTACGTATTGTAGATGTATCCCTTCATGAGACGCGTGATCCGGAGTTAAACTACGCGCGCCGGCTGCACGAATCGGTTCGCGGTGCTTTACTAAACTGCCTGCATCATGAGTAA